From the genome of Pelobates fuscus isolate aPelFus1 chromosome 6, aPelFus1.pri, whole genome shotgun sequence, one region includes:
- the NHERF1 gene encoding Na(+)/H(+) exchange regulatory cofactor NHE-RF1 isoform X2: MSTVERTCVLEKGPSGYGFHLHTEKGRPGQFVRLVEPDSPADKAGLRAGDRIIRVCGENVRELPHQQVVARIRASTEQLVLEVERAAEEPEVATNNNNTASDAQIPALLETPAVKKDLRPRLCSMKKGPNGYGFNLHSDKTQPGQFVRAIDPDSPAEKAGLLPQDRIIEVNGVSMIGKLHSDVVSSIKSGGDETTLLVVDPETDLFFKECGVTPGREHLQGPLPEKIVNGSFEKNVKEDEQENEVTLSSPVYEPEVLTPTEDTPKDVQDSSPKRTLSTEASVDPLLDLNMSLAVAKERAHQKRSQKKAPPMDWNKRKEVFSSL; the protein is encoded by the exons ATGTCTACTGTGGAGAGAACTTGCGTGTTGGAAAAAGGCCCCTCGGGCTATGGTTTCCATCTTCACACCGAAAAGGGTCGCCCGGGACAGTTCGTCCGCCTGGTGGAGCCCGACTCCCCCGCAGATAAAGCAGGGTTGCGAGCGGGCGACCGCATAATCCGGGTGTGCGGGGAGAACGTGCGGGAGCTGCCACACCAGCAGGTGGTCGCCAGAATCCGGGCTTCCACCGAACAGCTGGTTCTGGAAGTGGAGAGAGCGGCAGAGGAGCCAGAAGTGGCGACCAATAATAACAACACGGCCAGTGACGCCCAG atTCCTGCACTCTTGGAAACACCTGCAGTTAAAAAG GATCTACGTCCTCGACTATGTTCCATGAAGAAGGGGCCTAATGGATATGGCTTTAACTTACACAGTGACAAAACACAGCCTGGACAGTTTGTTAGAGCAATTGACCCTGACTCCCCTGCTGAAAAGGCTGGACTCCTGCCCCAAGACCGCATTATAGAG GTCAACGGAGTCAGCATGATTGGAAAACTGCACAGCGACGTGGTGAGCTCCATAAAGTCAGGAGGAGACGAAACTACTCTGCTTGTTGTGGATCCAGAGACTGACTTGTTCTTCAAAGAATGTGGTGTAACACCTGGAAGAGAGCACCTGCAAG GACCTTTGCCTGAGAAAATTGTCAATGGGAGCTTCGaaaag AATGTCAAGGAAGATGAACAGGAGAATGAAGTCACACTTTCTTCCCCTGTCTACGAGCCTGAGGTTTTAACACCCACAGAGGACACACCTAAG GATGTGCAAGATTCTTCTCCCAAGCGTACGTTGAGTACAGAGGCCTCAGTTGATCCACTTCTAGACCTGAATATGTCACTGGCTGTAGCAAAGGAGCGTGCTCACCAAAAACGCTCACAGAAAAAAGCACCACCTATGGACTGGAACAAGAGAAAAGAGGTGTTTAGTAGCTTGTGA
- the NHERF1 gene encoding Na(+)/H(+) exchange regulatory cofactor NHE-RF1 isoform X1 codes for MSTVERTCVLEKGPSGYGFHLHTEKGRPGQFVRLVEPDSPADKAGLRAGDRIIRVCGENVRELPHQQVVARIRASTEQLVLEVERAAEEPEVATNNNNTASDAQIPALLETPAVKKKDLRPRLCSMKKGPNGYGFNLHSDKTQPGQFVRAIDPDSPAEKAGLLPQDRIIEVNGVSMIGKLHSDVVSSIKSGGDETTLLVVDPETDLFFKECGVTPGREHLQGPLPEKIVNGSFEKNVKEDEQENEVTLSSPVYEPEVLTPTEDTPKDVQDSSPKRTLSTEASVDPLLDLNMSLAVAKERAHQKRSQKKAPPMDWNKRKEVFSSL; via the exons ATGTCTACTGTGGAGAGAACTTGCGTGTTGGAAAAAGGCCCCTCGGGCTATGGTTTCCATCTTCACACCGAAAAGGGTCGCCCGGGACAGTTCGTCCGCCTGGTGGAGCCCGACTCCCCCGCAGATAAAGCAGGGTTGCGAGCGGGCGACCGCATAATCCGGGTGTGCGGGGAGAACGTGCGGGAGCTGCCACACCAGCAGGTGGTCGCCAGAATCCGGGCTTCCACCGAACAGCTGGTTCTGGAAGTGGAGAGAGCGGCAGAGGAGCCAGAAGTGGCGACCAATAATAACAACACGGCCAGTGACGCCCAG atTCCTGCACTCTTGGAAACACCTGCAGTTAAAAAG AAGGATCTACGTCCTCGACTATGTTCCATGAAGAAGGGGCCTAATGGATATGGCTTTAACTTACACAGTGACAAAACACAGCCTGGACAGTTTGTTAGAGCAATTGACCCTGACTCCCCTGCTGAAAAGGCTGGACTCCTGCCCCAAGACCGCATTATAGAG GTCAACGGAGTCAGCATGATTGGAAAACTGCACAGCGACGTGGTGAGCTCCATAAAGTCAGGAGGAGACGAAACTACTCTGCTTGTTGTGGATCCAGAGACTGACTTGTTCTTCAAAGAATGTGGTGTAACACCTGGAAGAGAGCACCTGCAAG GACCTTTGCCTGAGAAAATTGTCAATGGGAGCTTCGaaaag AATGTCAAGGAAGATGAACAGGAGAATGAAGTCACACTTTCTTCCCCTGTCTACGAGCCTGAGGTTTTAACACCCACAGAGGACACACCTAAG GATGTGCAAGATTCTTCTCCCAAGCGTACGTTGAGTACAGAGGCCTCAGTTGATCCACTTCTAGACCTGAATATGTCACTGGCTGTAGCAAAGGAGCGTGCTCACCAAAAACGCTCACAGAAAAAAGCACCACCTATGGACTGGAACAAGAGAAAAGAGGTGTTTAGTAGCTTGTGA